The Helicobacter cetorum MIT 00-7128 region AGCTTGTGGACTTAGTTTAGAACAAGAGAAAATCACACAAGTTTTTGAGGCGTTAGAAAAGCACGCATGGCAAACAGAAAGCGTTTGTGCTATTACTATAGAGCCTTTAAGATTGCAACTCAAAGATATTGATGAAGAATTGTTGGAAATTTTAGAATATGGCGAGCCTTATGGACAAGAAAATCCTGAGCCTTTGTTTATCATTAGAGATGTAGAGGTTATAGAGGAGCGCATAATAAAAGAAACGCATCAAACTATGCGCTTAAGAGATAATGAGAATATTAGGGGGGCGATTTATTTTTGCGCAGAGCGCTTTGTAAAGGTGGGCGAAAGAATAAGTGCGCTTTTTAGCGTGGAATTAGATGAATACACTAACGAGCCTAAAATATTTATTAAAAGTCTATTATAGTGCCTTTTATAGAAGAAGAATTTAAGATTAGTGAGCCCAAGAAAGCACTTTTTGTGGTGCGTGATATTTTAAACTGCTCTTTAAAAGAGGCGCAACGCCATATTGACAAGCAACGATTAAGGGTTGATAATAAGGTTGTTAAAAAATCTCAAATCATTCAAGGCATGGTTAGCTTAACTTATTTTAAGCCTGTAAATAATACTCAAGAGCTTGTTTTTGAGACTAAGGATTTTGGCGTGTTTAATAAAAGCGCTCAAGTCTATACCCACCCTAAGGGCTATTTTTACCATAAGAGTTTGCTAGATTGCATTCAAGCAAGCTTTGGTAGGGGGGCGCACCCTGCTCATAGACTAGATTATGAAACAAGTGGTTTGGTATTAGTAGGTAAGAATTTGCAACATACCAAAGCCTTAAAAGCGCTTTTTATGCAACAAAAAGTTAAAAAAACTTATTTAGCTTTAGTGCATGGCAAGCTTATACAATCATTGCGTATTGATGAGCCTATCTTAGTGCCTCAAACTATCCAAGAGGATTTACGCATTCGCTCTTGTATCTCTCCTTTAGGCAAGCTTGCAATCACGCTTGTTGAGCCACTAAGCTATAACGCTTTACTAGATATTAGCCTAATTAGAGTAACCCCACTTACCGGGCGCACGCACCAAATCCGCTTGCATTTAAGCTATGTGGGGCATAGGATTATAGGCGAGGGGCTTTATGGGGTGAGTGATGAAAATGCGAGAGAGTATTTAAAATTAAAGCGTGAAAATCAAGCGCCCTTACTTATGCTCCATGCAATTAGCTTGGAGTTTAATTTTAAAAATGCAAATTATAAAATCGTTTCACAAATTCCTAAGCGTTTTTTATCTTTTTTATGAATAATTTTAACTTTTAGCTTATTTTAAGTTTCAAAAAGCTGGGTGCATTATACCAAAAGTTTTCTAAATGCAAATAAATGTTTCAAATTCCCTTACTATTATAATCGTGGAAATAAAATTCCTTATATTTAATAAATTAAGGGAAAGAAAGGTTTACCTTTCTTTCTAAGCCTATTAAAAAATATTATTAGTAAATATCATGTCATGAGTGGGGATTTCTTTTTTAAAAACTATTAAGTTATGTAAGTAGGAATTTCTAAACAAAGAAAGCTCTCAATTAAAAAAGGACAAGTTCATTAAAGGGGCTGTAGGAATAGTGTCATTTTTAGTTAAGGGCTAGGTTTAGTTGATTAGAACTAGCAAGAATAAAAAACACCACTTCTTAATCCTATTGAGTATTTTTAAGAAAATTTTAAGTTTTAAAAATTTTTGAGTGCCACTTAAGAAAAATTTAAGCTCTAAAAGGCGTTTTAAAGCGTTTTTATTTTAAATTGATAGTCTGTCTTATCCTATGGCTTTATTTTGATTGTAGGGTATTTTTAGAGTGATTTATTTTGATATTGCTTGAATGAACTAGATTGCAAAAAAAAGAAAACATAATGAACCCCCCCAATAAAAGCAATTCATTATATTTTTGAGCTACTTAGCATTTCCCTCAACAACAGTGCAAGCTTTTAAAACAACCCCCATGTAATTAGTTAAGGTTTGTTGCACGACCATATCTTTTAAACTGCTACCACCATTTTTTAGAGCATCTTTGATAGCATCTTGAATGCTGTTATCTTTGCCCACAGGGATAAAACCTAATACTTTCCAACTGCAAGATTTACCTACCGCACTAAAGCTACTTTTTGTTTGCGCATTAGCTACATAACCATAACCATTCCCAAAATAACTGCCACAACCACTCAGCAAGAAAGCCATTGCGCCAGCTGTTACTCCTAGTTTAAACAAAGTTTTAAACATGTCATTCCCTTATGTAAATATAAAAAATAATATTGTATTTTACAAGAATTAAAATTAAGTAAAAATTAATAATAGTAATTTAGAACATATCTTTGCCATTATCCTTTGATTTTCTTTGGGTATAGGGGTTAAAAAGAGAGTGGCTTTTATCTTGCAATACCTCTTTAATGCTTGGTGCAGTCTTATTTTGGAATGAGATATTGTTGTTTATGGCTTGTCCTTTTTCTAGCTCCTTGTTTTGCTCTTTGTTGTGTGTAGAATTGTTTTCTATAACTCCCAAAGATTTAGCAACTAAAATTTCTTTTTGCATAAAATTCAAACTTCTCACTTTTCTTTGAATAAGTTTGTCTAATTTGTTGTCTTCTTCAAGGTTTTGGCTGTTGTGATTGGCGCAAAAGTCATTCAGTTTATTATGGAATGCCGAGCTCTGCTTATTGTGCAAATCTTTTAGTTCTTTTTCTAGCTCTTGATACCTTGTGATTAAGAATAAAGCTCTCTGCTTAATAAGGGCTAATAGTTCTTGTTCCCTTTGTTTAAGAGTGTTGAATAGTGGAGTAAAATCATCGTTATTTGGTGTGTTTTGCTTAGGCTCTTCTTTGGGTAAATCATTTGTAGATAAAACTTGTAGCATTTTTTGTGTTTGTTTGGTGTAATTGAGCTGTTTTTTTAAGGCGAATAGATTGGCTTTTAAATTCAAAGATTGAAAATCCAAATACTCGTTAACAACAAGAGTGCTTTCTTTAATTTTAAGGCTATCCTCTTTGACTTCATTTGTTAAGGCGTTTAGATTTCTTACTAGGGGAGTAGAATAGTGGTGTTTGCCCAAACTAGAAAGAGATTGCAACAACGCTTTTTTCTTTTCTAACACACTAAAATTTTGCACAACATAGCTAAAGGTATCTTTAAAATCTAATGTTTTAAACATCTTGTCTCTAATGTCTTTAATCTTTTTTATCGTTAAGGTGTGTTGCTCTAGTAATTTTAAGTTTTTGTTGTATTGTGTTTTTGAAGTTGGGGTCTCTAATATTTCTAATTGTTGTTCTAAATTTTCTTTTTGTTGTTTAAGGGGTATTAGGGCTTGATTGAAGTTTTTAAAAGCCATGTCAAAAAAACTATGAGCGTTTAGCGGAGTTTCTTTTTGTTTGGTTTTTAGCTCTTGGATTTCTTGTTCAATATTGAGCAAATGCTTTTCAACATTGGGGACATTAGAATAGTCTAATTCCGCCCTAGAATTAGTGAATAAAAAATCTTTAAAGTCTTCTCTTAAATCATCAAAAAATTCTTTGCATTCAACTTTGCTTTTAAAATGGAGTTTCTTGCCTGTGAGTTTATTGGTTTTATTTAAAACAACATGCACATGGGGCTTGTTTTGGTGGGAGTGTGTTTGGATAATGAAAGGGTAGTCATAGCCTAAATGATTGATTAAGGTTTGATAGACAGAATATTGTAAAATGTTGAGATTTTTTTCGGTAATAGGTTCATCTATACTAAAAACTAAGTGCATTGCCATATTCTTAGAATTATGTTTTTTAGTGATTAAAAAATCTTGCTCCCACTCGTTTAAGGTCTCATCTAAATTAACTTCTTGATAAAACTCGTTTAAAACAAATTCTTCATCTTTGACAACATATTCCCCAGCGTTTCTAGTATGCTCTATGCTAAGGTTGCCAATATTTTTAATGACAACTTGTTTTTGAGTAGATTTGAAAGGCTTAGTATTGTTTTTAATATGATTGTTGGCTACTCTTAGAGCGTAGCGTAATCTTTGGGTATAAGTAGTTCTAGGTCTTAAAACTTTTTTAGGCTTAATTTCTTCAAATTTAAAAAGGGGTTCTTCATCTTCTAAAATGCTGTTATTTTTGGTTGCCACCATTCTAGTTTTTCCCCTTATTAAAAATAGTGTTTTTAAAGTCAAATTGCTTTATTTTTAGGCACTTCTAAAAGTTTTGACTTTATTATGCTTGAAAATCTTTAAAAGCGACTTAATCAAAAAAGTGCAGGATAACCCCCCTCATATATACGAGTGGAGCTTTTAGACCCTAGCGAGTAGCTTAGTAGGGGGATTAAACAAAAACTTAAAAAATGATAAAATACTTCTTTAAAAAAATTTACATTTTTGGTCTGTTTATCTCTATAAGTTTTATTTTAGAATGGCTATGGATAATTCTACTAAGAAAGAGCTAAGAAAACCATATAAGAGATAGCTAAAAAATCTATTCAAAAAAGAGTGTAAAATTCATTGTAAAAAATAGCGTTAAATCTTCTTGAATTAGCACTTTTCATTCCATTACAAAAAGAGCTTATAACCCTTTTTAAAATACAAAATAATGCACTATAAAAAGTAGCTTAAAATCTTTGCAAGAACAACAAGGATAGCCTTACAAAAAAGAGCGTTAACATAACAAAAATTAGCTTTAATGCAAAAATAAAAAATAGCAAGAAATCTCAATAAGGATAGCCCACATTCCTTAGAGAAATAGCTTAAAATCTACTAAAATAAGAGCTTAAAAATCTAAAAGTAAAGATAATATTTAATCCCTTTAAAGATAGTTATAAATTCTTATCATTAAGTGAACTTTAAAATAGAATAATCTAGAATTGCTTTGTTTAATTTCATTTTTAAAAGGATTTTTATGAAAGTCAAAACCCTTTCTCTCTCTCTCTCTCTCTTAAGTAGCTTGATATTTTTTGTAAATTGCGCCACTAAGGTGGGGAAATAAAAATGCCAAAACCAGTTTATGTGGTTAATGATACCACTTTGTTGATTGTAAATATTTTTAAGCTTAGTCTTTTTTTAATGCCCTTTGTTTTTATTTATTGGATTTATAGTGGCATTACTGATTGGTGGCACAAGAAAGAGTTTGTGTCTCAAGTGGAAAAATGTTTGAAGTTAGATTATAGCTCTAGTTTGGATATGCAAAACATTCAAAATAGGGAATGTTTAAAGGCTCTAATCAATAGTGCTATGCCTAGAGAGAAATTACCTATACTTATTTCTCCAACTTATGAAACTTATGAAAAAGTGAAGTCAAATAAAGTGAAGACTTTGAATAATGAAAAAGGTTTTAACTTATTTGACAACAACCTTGATATAGAAATTCTTAAAGAGAATTTTAAAGATAAGTCTCAAAGGGATATTGCACTTAAAAATTGTATGCCTAAAATGCAAGAAAGCTTGGATAAACAAAGTGATTACTCTTTATTAAAAAGACGTTTGCAAGCACAATGTGTTAAAGCGATATGGGATTTAGATAAAACTTACGCACCTAAAATTATAGCCCTAGAAGATAAGCAAGAAAAGGCTTTAGAACTTCAAAAAGAAAAAGAAATGAAACATGCTAAAGGCTTAGAAATTGGAGCGTGTTTAGAGTTATATGATAAAAGTTTAAGCGAAAAAGGAAATATCTATGATGCTTTAAGTAAGGAAGATGAAGAAAAATGTGATAGTGTTTTAAAAAACAACCAAGTTTTACACTATGCCTATGATAAGAAAGTCTATGATGAGCAACTTTCTGTGTTGAAAAATCAAGACTCTAAAGTTTTTGATAATATTCTAAAAAATTGCTTAGATGAGTTTGCTCATGCCTTAAAAAACAATCTTGATACACTAGATAAAAATCTATCTAATAACGCAGTATGTAAGGGGGCTTTCTCTATTGCTAAAATACCTTTTTAGCAATAGGGGTTTTGTATTTTTTCACTTTTTTCAAAGTTCAAAACCCAACCAAATCTTAGCAAAAATGAACACACACAAAGGGAATACGCTCTCTCTCTGCTTATTAAAAAAATCTTTGAGTTTTTGCATGCTATTTATTCTTGGAAAACTCTTTGATATTTCAAAAAAGTTGGGTTTTTAAGCATTTTTCTAGCAATCTTTAAAGATTTAGGGGGTGTTAGAATAAGGGTGTAGTTATTATCCTTATTGTTTAAATAAAAAAATATGCCTATAATACTTTTTTGGCTTTCTAAATGTGTAAATTCTTGATGAATAGGAACATACATGCCAGATTCTATCCCTAGATTTTTTAATAAATCTTCTATAGCTCTTTTTCTTATTTTGACAATCTTTTCATAATCAGTCAAGCTTTTAAAATCCACGCTTAAAGCAAAAGTTTTATCTTTTAGTTTGATAAATTTCATGGGTGCTTCTTCCATATCTACTTACATCTTCTATACTGCCATAGTTTCATTTCTTTTAATCTTTCTAGGACTTTGGATGTGGTATCTATAAAGTTTTCTTTGAACTCCAAATAAAGATTATCAAAAGGCATAACTTCTTCTCTTAAATCTTTCTCTATCCATTTCCTTTTTGCTATGTCTTTGGATAAATCCTGCTTAATTTTTTCATCGTATTTAATCTCAATATAAAGAGACTTCTTATCACTTTCTTTTAGCTCTATGTCTTTAATATCTTCTTTGGTTAAAGGCACGCCATAGCGATTGAAAATGACTAGGAATTTTCTAAGCTCATAGAAATTCTGATTTTTCTCATAAATTAATAGCGATAAGTTTTTACCATTATTTAAACACTCTAAAATCTCATTTTGGTAATGATATACTAAGTAGAGCAAGCAAGTTTCTCGTGTGCCACCTGAAGTATTAAGATTATCGTTTCTATTCCTATGAGTAATGGTTAGCATTTCTTCATACTTAACTAATGGGGAGCAATAATCTATTAAAATTTTATTCAAATCAGAAACCGAGCAAATCTGGGGGTATTCTAAAAAATTGTTATAAAGTCTCTTTGCAAGGAATTTATCATTACTTGTTTTTAAAAACTCATCACGCAAATGAGCTTCATCTTCATAATCAAAGCATTTATGGAGCATAAAACGCACCAGCTTTTCGGTGTCGCTAGGGTTAGGATTGTGGCTAAAAACCATTTGTTGTGGGACAACTTCAAAATCTTTGGGAATTGTTTTTTCAATATCAATAGGACAAAGTAAATTCATAAGCTCCACTTCAAACCTTACCATAGCCCAGTCAAGCTGGGCGGTCTCAAAAGCATGGGGTTTTGAAGTTTCATATTCAAACACTTCCGCACAAAGAGTGTCAATGATTGTGATTTTTTGCTCCAAAGAGCTATTAGATAATGACAAATTTAAATCATCTGTGAAATGACTTGTCGGCGTGTTCTTTTTAAAATGAACCACATTTTCTACAAAAAAGTATCTTGTTTTCATTAATTTACTCCTTAGTTCTTATTTCTTGAATTTTATTTTCTATAAGCACTAAATTTGCTTGTCAAAAATTTTTTGGTGCAGTTTTTGACAAACTGCCGAATTTTGTTTTTCTTTTGCCATATCATAAGAATTAGCCACAAAACTCATAGCAACAAATATTGTAAGTCCCATAAAAAACGCTTTCACTTTTCGTGCCATTATTGTATTAATCGTATCTTGTTGAACAACACTAATAACAACATGAACACAAACTATTATAGAAATTGCCTCAAAAAATAGATAAGCAATTTCAAACCCAAGAAAAGAACACCCATTATTTTCTTGTTGATATAAAGAATTTGCAATATAGATAAACAAGCTAAGAATAAAAGGCATTGCCTTTTGACCTATATCCATTGTCCAACCTTGTTGCTCTTGTATGTCTGTGTTGTTAGTATCCATAGTAACTTCCTTTCTTAGAATTTTTGAGAAATATACAAGGGGCATTGTATTTCTGGCTCTTCAATGTTAGGCTTTGTAATGTAGAAACCATAAACAATTTCTTCTAGCTTGTTTTTGTCTAGCTCTAAGATATTGAATAGGTTTTCTGCAACCACATCAAAGATTTTTGCTTGGTGTTTGCTAAAGAGCTGTAAGACTTCCATATGAAAAAAGACATGCCAAATTTTAGGGTTGTCTTTATTTTGAGCTACTTTGTAAAAATACCCCCCTTTATATCTCATAAAATCTTTATCTACAAGATTAGCTCTGTATATCCTATGGATAAACACATCAAACAAGGTTAAGCCGATACAATCTTTATCATCTTCATTATGGACTATCTTAACTTCAGCTCTTGCTGGCTTAATCTCAATATTATTCAAATCGTTTGCCTTAAGCAAGTAGTTAATATTCATGGTTGTCTCCTTAAACTCTTTTTAATATGCCTAGTTCTTGCCAAGTCTTTTAGATGCTCTCTTTTACTCTCTTGATATAAAACTACTATTACAGCATAAAGAAAAATTAAGGGGGAGAAAATCATAGCAAGAATAAACCTTACATTAGAGATAATGCGAGAAAGTAAGGGCTTTTTAGAAAAAAAGCGAATGCTTTTAATAGGTTTAGTAAAAACATAACTAGGCATTATGTCATTTAATTCTTCTTTCAAGTCTTCTAAAACGCTCTCACTATGCATTTGATAAAAGAGTTCTAAAGTGTGGCTGTGTTTGCGTTTTAAGGTGTTTTCTAAGCGATAATTCTTTATTTTATAGCCTAAAATATCGCTAAATTCAAAATTAGGATTAATGTGGTGTTTGTTGAATGCTCTCCTAACGACAATGTAGAGTTGCTCTCTTAAAAAAGTGTTATAAATGCTTGACATGTTTTGTTGCTCCTTACTTTATTTTTTTGTCTTTTTAATTTTTTCACCAAATATCACCAATCGTCACTATACCCCTCCCTAGACAAAAACCAAGCTATATAAACCTTCATCGGTAAAATAAATATCAAATACAATGGCGCTAATACATTGTTTATTAGGTTATATATTATTTATTCTGTTCTCACACTAACTCCTTATGCCTTATTTCTTGAATTTCATGTTCTATTTCTTTAAGCTGGATTTGCAATTCAATTTTTCTTTGTTCTAGGCTTTTTAATCTAGGGTCAGAACTTAAAAAGTCGTATCGTGGTTTTTTTCTTGTGGCATAGCCTTTTCTAAGTCTGAAATAATTCGTTTCAATTTGAACGCCCTTAATTTGTTCAATATAGCTTTTAGCTTTACTATGCAACCTATAACCAGAAAGATTTTCAAAGACTTCTTTGTAACCTAATATTTCTAAAGCCTCTATTGCATAAGACATTCTCAAAGTATTTCTAAAAGTTGTAGCATGATTTGCTGATTTTCTTAATTCATTCAAATATTTTTCATCTACTCTATTTCTAAAAGTCATGCCATTATGCACACGACTGCTAGTAGCTATGCCTGTAAAAACCTTTTCAAAAATCAAATCATTTTCATAAAACCCATCTAAAAATTCATGGATTTCTTCAATGTTCTTTAATAAGAATATGTGAGAGCCTTTTAGAACCACCAATCTATCCACAATAGAAATATCCTTTTTTCTTAAAGAATTTAAATGTTGCTTATTAAACATGGTTAGAGAGAGTTTGTAATACACTCTCTAAAAGTGTAGCTTGAGATAAAAGAGTGTTGATTAGATAAGGCGTTACTTTTAATCTAAGGACTTCATTGATGTATTTCATATTCATAATCAATGAATTCCCACCATGATGTATTTCAATATTAGAAATAACTTCTAATTCGGCTTTGGTTAGTTCTTCTTTCATGTTTTTGCTCCCTTTTTAGTTGTTTTATTACAATTTTTTTATAAGTTCTGACAACCTTTCTTTCAATGTGCTTTTTTTGCGTCTCAAATGTTCTTCTATGGCCTCTTGAACAAATGAGCTCTTATTCTCATTGAATATGCCAAACTCTTTGAGATAATCTTCTAAATCTCGCATGGTCTTTACAGATAAAGAAATAGTGAAATTTTTCTTTTCATCTTTTTGCTTGGTGTTTTTGTCGGTAGAGTTGTATTGTTCATCAAATTTTTGCTCTAACTCGTGTAAATCTTTTGCATTATTTTCTTTCAAATGCTTGGTATTCTTAAAATTCATCATTGTTCCTTCATCTCTAAATTTAAATAGTTCTCTAGCTCTTTATAAAAGAACTCCCACTCCTTTTTAGCTTTGCTATTACCATATTCCATAACTCCAAAGCCTTCTGAAACAGAACGCATGTAGGCTATCCTTTCGCTTAATATACTATCCATTAAGAACACACTTTCATTTGTATTGTTTTCTTTGATAAAGTCAATGAGAGCCTTTTTCTCTTTGAGTTTTGGAATAGTAGGAATGCGGTTCATTACAATATAGACTTTTAAATTTTCATTGAGCGCTTGAATATTGCTTACTCTTTCTAGCATTTCTAGTAGCACCGCTATGTCTAGTTGGCTAGGTGTGGTAGGAATTAGCACAATATCGCTTAATAGCATGGCTTTTTGACTCTCTTTGCTATTTTCACCTTTGGTGTCTATTAAAACATACTCATACTTTTTAACCATTTGCGATAGAGTGTCGGTAATGTTGCTTGTGCGATTAAGATTAAAAAGCGTGAATTGTGGCAAATTAGTCCCACTCCTAATATCAGCAAATACCTCTAAACTTTTTTGATTATCAGTATCTAGGGCTACCACATCTTTTTGATTCAATAAAAGCTGTATGGCTAAATTTAGACACAAAGTGCTTTTGCCAGAGCCTCCTTTTTCGTTTGCAATGGTTATGGTCATAAAAGCCTCCTTAGTTTAGTTTTTTAAACCCATCTGTTTAAAAAGAATGAGATTTTTGGCATTATCCCCATTATTTAAGCGTTCTGTATAGTGTTTAGAAATCTCATCAAAACACTCATCAATATTTAACCCTTTAAAATTAGGGTTTGTCTTGAATAGATAGCTCAATAGAATATTTAGACAATGATTAACTTCGCTATCACAAAAATTATGCCTGTTAGTGTCAAAATCTAGGTGCATTTTATAAGCCCTCCTGCTCCATAAGCTCTATCATTCTTTTGCCATACGCACTATTTCCTGTTTTTAAAAAAGTGCGTGATAATCTATCAATTTCTTTACGCACCTCTTTGGCTCTTTGCTCTAGGTGTAAAAATGCTTGTTGTTGGTTCTTTTGATAGTCTTTATCTATATCGTTATAATAAGTCTTGTATTGCTCTTTAACGCTTTCTAAAAAAGCTTTTGGCTCTAGCGGAGTATTATGCTTTGTGAGATAGAGATAATCTAGTAAAAACTCTATGCTTTCAAAAACTTCTTTTCTTTTAAAATCTAGCGTAATAGGTTTAGTATTTAAATCAATAATCATATTCTTACTCCAATATAAAGTTCAATGAATTATAGCATATAATGGAATTATTGTTGTTAATTTATAATAGAATTATTGAAATTTATTCATAATTATTGAGAGATAATCACAATATATCATAATAGAATATAAAATTGTTATTCTATTATGATGTAAATTATTGTAATTAGGTTCAATATTTCAGAATAGGTTGGCTACGACTCTTCCATAATCGCTATTAGTGTGGATATAGATTTTGGTAGTTTCTAAATTGGAATGACCCAAAGCATTTTGCGTAAGGATTAAATCTTTAGTTTCTCCATATATGTAGCTCCCAAAGGAATGCCTTAACATATGCAACCCAACGCCTTTAAAATGACTAAGCAATCCAATCTCTTTTAAGGTTTTGTTTAGAAAATGTCTTATGGTAGCCCCCTTAAAAGGTTCATTGGCAGTAGTTTTTCTATTTCTAGTTTTAGAATTGAGCCATTCTTTCAAAAAGGGTTCTATAAGTTCCTTTTTAATTAAAGTAATTCTTTCTTTATTGCCTTTACCTCTAATAGAAAAAATATAGTTACAATCATCACTTTGAATATTATCAAGTTTAAGATTTTTAATCTCAATGGTGCGCAACCCACTATATGCCACAATTAAAGCTATAAGCCGACTTCTTTTTTCAAAATCTTTTTTACAAGGAAGACTTTTTAGATAGTCTATATAGTTAAAAAATTGTTCTTTGGGTAAAAATTTAGGCAAATTCTTATGCTTTCCTAATGCTACTTTTAATGTGAAATCAAAATTCATTTTCTTGTGTTTGTCTAAAAATTTAAAAAAAGTTCCCATATTGATTTTGAAGTTCATCATAGAAGAAGATTTGTAAGTTATGCTCAAGGTGTATAGAAAGTTTATCACATGGCTTTCTTGTAGCAAGCGTAGCTCTTTGACCTTTATCTCTTTGCGGTTATTCTTGATGTAATTAAAAAAGTGGGTTAAAACACCTAAATTGAGCATAGATTTACAACCTAGATTAACAAGTTTATTTCTAATTTCATTTAACTCCTCTATGCTTTTTGCCTCTTTAATTTTTGCTTGAATACTTTGGTATTGTTGCAGGTCTTTTACATTATATTTTGAAAAACATTTGGACTTAAAGTCCGCATACTCCTTAATAGCTTGTAGTAACTCTTTTAATAAAATCATTAAAACTCCTTATAATATAATAGTTCTATTAATTACAATTCTATTGTATTGTAAATAGAACTATTTTGTTAATACTATTATAGATTTAATAAAAATAAGCTGTCATGCAGTATGTAAGCATTGTGTTTGGAATTAAGTTTTTTAATCTAATGAAAGTGGTAGTGCAAAAGAAAGTGTTCTTAGAAAGAGACTGAAATTTAAGTAAGCCCCACTTTAGAAAGTGAGTGCAATTAGATATTTATTAGATTGTGAGATGTGATTCTTGGGAAGATTGCTTATTGGTGGGTGCAAATCTGTTATATGGCGCAGATACAATAGTTTTTTTATTTTGCTCTATTGCATTATCTGTTTCTAAGCACACTTCATTATTAGCATTATCTATTTTCTTAATTTCTTGTTCTTTGTTTTTAAGCTTATTTTCCTCTTGCTCCTTACTCTCACCCCCTAAACTCGCTTTCTTTTCAGCCTCCAAATTCTTTAACACTTCTTTAGACTTAGGGTTAAATACTGGCTTATACTCTCTGTCTTTACCCATTTTGGCTAAATCATCTATTAAGGTTCTATGGTCTAGTTTTAAAGCTTGTAAGTATTCTAAGCGTGGGTATTCTTCTTTTTGCTCTACTAATCTAGTGTATTTAGCGATATTTTCTTTGGTGTTTGTAATGGAATTTTCTAACTCTTTGATTTTCTCAGGGAGTTTTGTAATGGCATTGTCTAGCCTTTTTAAAAAGCCATCAAATTTAATCTCACCACAGAAATTATAAGAAGTGGCAAACACATTTTGATTTTTAAACACTAAATTCTCAGGGGTATAAGCAACCTTTAAATTATCCTTAGGACTAAGACTAAACTCTACTTGATACTTAGATTTAAAAGCACTCACTACAAAGCCCTTGTATTCTAAGACTTTATGCTCTTCATCTTCTTTATAAAACAAATTAACCATATCTGTAATAAACTGTTCTCTAATTTCATCTAGCATAATCTTGTTTTGTTCGGCTACTTGCTTGTTTTGTTTTTTGAGCTTTTTATGTTCTAGCTCTTCTTTCATGGTGGCATTTTC contains the following coding sequences:
- a CDS encoding tyrosine-type recombinase/integrase translates to MILLKELLQAIKEYADFKSKCFSKYNVKDLQQYQSIQAKIKEAKSIEELNEIRNKLVNLGCKSMLNLGVLTHFFNYIKNNRKEIKVKELRLLQESHVINFLYTLSITYKSSSMMNFKINMGTFFKFLDKHKKMNFDFTLKVALGKHKNLPKFLPKEQFFNYIDYLKSLPCKKDFEKRSRLIALIVAYSGLRTIEIKNLKLDNIQSDDCNYIFSIRGKGNKERITLIKKELIEPFLKEWLNSKTRNRKTTANEPFKGATIRHFLNKTLKEIGLLSHFKGVGLHMLRHSFGSYIYGETKDLILTQNALGHSNLETTKIYIHTNSDYGRVVANLF
- a CDS encoding TRL domain-containing protein; the protein is MFKTLFKLGVTAGAMAFLLSGCGSYFGNGYGYVANAQTKSSFSAVGKSCSWKVLGFIPVGKDNSIQDAIKDALKNGGSSLKDMVVQQTLTNYMGVVLKACTVVEGNAK
- a CDS encoding RluA family pseudouridine synthase, with amino-acid sequence MPFIEEEFKISEPKKALFVVRDILNCSLKEAQRHIDKQRLRVDNKVVKKSQIIQGMVSLTYFKPVNNTQELVFETKDFGVFNKSAQVYTHPKGYFYHKSLLDCIQASFGRGAHPAHRLDYETSGLVLVGKNLQHTKALKALFMQQKVKKTYLALVHGKLIQSLRIDEPILVPQTIQEDLRIRSCISPLGKLAITLVEPLSYNALLDISLIRVTPLTGRTHQIRLHLSYVGHRIIGEGLYGVSDENAREYLKLKRENQAPLLMLHAISLEFNFKNANYKIVSQIPKRFLSFL
- a CDS encoding ParA family protein: MTITIANEKGGSGKSTLCLNLAIQLLLNQKDVVALDTDNQKSLEVFADIRSGTNLPQFTLFNLNRTSNITDTLSQMVKKYEYVLIDTKGENSKESQKAMLLSDIVLIPTTPSQLDIAVLLEMLERVSNIQALNENLKVYIVMNRIPTIPKLKEKKALIDFIKENNTNESVFLMDSILSERIAYMRSVSEGFGVMEYGNSKAKKEWEFFYKELENYLNLEMKEQ
- a CDS encoding relaxase/mobilization nuclease domain-containing protein, coding for MVATKNNSILEDEEPLFKFEEIKPKKVLRPRTTYTQRLRYALRVANNHIKNNTKPFKSTQKQVVIKNIGNLSIEHTRNAGEYVVKDEEFVLNEFYQEVNLDETLNEWEQDFLITKKHNSKNMAMHLVFSIDEPITEKNLNILQYSVYQTLINHLGYDYPFIIQTHSHQNKPHVHVVLNKTNKLTGKKLHFKSKVECKEFFDDLREDFKDFLFTNSRAELDYSNVPNVEKHLLNIEQEIQELKTKQKETPLNAHSFFDMAFKNFNQALIPLKQQKENLEQQLEILETPTSKTQYNKNLKLLEQHTLTIKKIKDIRDKMFKTLDFKDTFSYVVQNFSVLEKKKALLQSLSSLGKHHYSTPLVRNLNALTNEVKEDSLKIKESTLVVNEYLDFQSLNLKANLFALKKQLNYTKQTQKMLQVLSTNDLPKEEPKQNTPNNDDFTPLFNTLKQREQELLALIKQRALFLITRYQELEKELKDLHNKQSSAFHNKLNDFCANHNSQNLEEDNKLDKLIQRKVRSLNFMQKEILVAKSLGVIENNSTHNKEQNKELEKGQAINNNISFQNKTAPSIKEVLQDKSHSLFNPYTQRKSKDNGKDMF